One Bufo gargarizans isolate SCDJY-AF-19 chromosome 3, ASM1485885v1, whole genome shotgun sequence DNA segment encodes these proteins:
- the LOC122933092 gene encoding OX-2 membrane glycoprotein-like: MKPRQMSALTTVAAILCALSPVYGDSITVKSEKNLSAAVGRNVTLLCQLMSAKANVIQITWQKESGNFSGPVASTSRVYGPKILGYYSNRAKHSSVDTLNMSAIIISPVTLEDEGCFKCIFNLFPVGASSGTICLDVYEEKISEPTLDVKIIDRPEMLEKLLVITCSGSGLPAPNISWNHSLDLQYEPQTLSIVNSDGTMTVISNLTQTMNETLEGTNVTCIVNHPTLGAEKRLSKLVPYTGK, from the exons ATGAAGCCAAGACAGATGTCTGCACTTACTACAGTCGCTGCCATTCTCTGCGCGCTCTCTCCTGTATATGGGG ATTCCATCACGGTAAAAAGTGAGAAGAACCTATCGGCAGCAGTAGGGAGGAATGTGACTCTCCTGTGTCAGCTGATGTCCGCCAAAGCAAATGTCATCCAAATCACATGGCAGAAAGAGTCGGGCAATTTTTCTGGCCCAGTGGCTTCCACCAGTAGGGTTTATGGGCCGAAAATTCTAGGTTACTACTCAAATCGGGCGAAACACTCTTCTGTAGATACCCTCAATATGTCAGCAATTATCATCAGCCCCGTGACTTTGGAGGATGAGGGGTGTTTTAAATGTATCTTCAATCTGTTTCCAGTTGGAGCTTCATCTGGAACAATTTGCCTCGATGTGTACG aagaaaaaatatCCGAGCCAACGTTGGATGTTAAGATAATTGACCGCCCGGAGATGTTGGAAAAACTTCTGGTTATCACCTGCAGTGGATCAGGACTTCCAGCTCCCAACATCTCATGGAACCATTCACTGGACCTACAATATGAACCTCAAACATTAAGTATTGtgaattctgatgggaccatgacCGTCATCAGTAATCTGACCCAAACAATGAATGAGACCTTAGAAGGGACAAACGTGACCTGTATTGTAAATCACCCGACACTTGGAGCTGAGAAACGTCTTTCTAAACTGGTGCCTTACACAGGTAAGTGA